A genomic segment from Roseibium algicola encodes:
- a CDS encoding MbtH family protein, translated as MTNPFDDPDGIFHVLVNDEEQHSLWPEFVPIPDGWRSVFGPGKRQDCVDYVNANWTDIRPKSLRDAALN; from the coding sequence ATGACAAATCCATTCGACGATCCGGACGGCATTTTCCATGTGCTGGTGAATGACGAGGAACAGCATTCTCTCTGGCCCGAATTCGTGCCGATTCCCGATGGCTGGCGGTCGGTCTTCGGCCCCGGCAAGCGGCAGGACTGCGTGGACTACGTCAACGCCAACTGGACCGACATCCGCCCGAAAAGCCTTCGGGATGCTGCCCTGAACTGA
- a CDS encoding 4-hydroxyphenylacetate 3-hydroxylase N-terminal domain-containing protein, with protein MSVDILNPVEPEHAVQRAIPMTGAEFIDSLQDQRCVYFNGERVTDLTGHPAFRNSVRSLARLYDALHQDHDSGTNVLTAPADADPTGYTHRYFKVARSAEDLLGQQKAIAEWAKMSYGWMGRSPDYKAAIVNTLEANAAYYGPFADNARCWYHLAQQRTYFMNHAVANPPIDRAKPFSDAKDILVHVVKETDAGLYLSGAKVVATSAALTHYNFLSHHAVSETNEPPTAFMFFLDMSTPGIKLICRNSYEYAASQSSTPFDSPLSSRFDENDAILVLDNVFVPWENVLVYGPAHKPIDFLMDTGYLQGTCFHGCTRFAVKLDFLAGLLTRALHITSGDEFRGNQVLQGEVIALRHLFWSLSDAMARTPEAFADGAFLPGLSAAQAYRALAPDAYGRVKEIVQKIVASALIYLPSSAKDFQNPEIDGYLERYVRGSNGVGYKDRIKLMKLLWDATGSEFAGRHELYERNYAGNHEEVKLQLPAIARRDGSMDQMLSLVDQCLDDYDEFGWCNTAWKD; from the coding sequence ATGTCGGTTGATATCCTCAATCCCGTGGAACCTGAACACGCTGTACAGCGCGCGATACCCATGACCGGCGCGGAGTTCATCGACAGTCTCCAGGACCAGCGCTGTGTCTATTTCAATGGAGAGCGGGTGACCGACCTGACGGGTCATCCTGCCTTTCGCAACTCGGTACGTTCCCTGGCACGGCTTTACGATGCCCTGCATCAGGATCACGATAGCGGCACCAATGTCCTGACCGCACCTGCCGATGCCGATCCAACCGGTTACACACACCGATATTTCAAGGTGGCCAGATCGGCAGAGGACCTGCTCGGTCAACAGAAGGCGATCGCGGAATGGGCAAAGATGAGCTACGGCTGGATGGGGCGCTCACCGGACTACAAGGCAGCGATCGTCAACACGCTGGAAGCCAACGCGGCCTATTATGGGCCTTTCGCAGACAACGCGCGTTGCTGGTATCATCTGGCTCAGCAGCGCACCTATTTCATGAACCATGCTGTGGCCAATCCGCCGATTGACCGGGCGAAGCCTTTCAGCGATGCAAAAGACATCCTGGTTCACGTTGTCAAGGAAACAGACGCGGGGCTTTATCTTTCAGGTGCAAAGGTTGTCGCGACTTCGGCAGCACTGACCCACTACAACTTTCTCAGCCACCACGCGGTCTCGGAAACCAACGAACCGCCTACGGCTTTCATGTTCTTTCTCGACATGTCGACGCCGGGCATCAAGCTGATCTGCCGGAACTCCTACGAATATGCGGCGAGCCAATCCTCGACGCCGTTCGACAGTCCGCTGTCTTCCCGCTTCGACGAAAACGACGCCATTCTCGTTCTCGACAACGTTTTCGTGCCCTGGGAGAACGTGCTGGTCTATGGGCCTGCACACAAGCCGATCGACTTCCTGATGGACACGGGCTACCTGCAAGGCACCTGTTTCCACGGATGCACCCGGTTTGCGGTGAAGCTGGACTTTCTCGCCGGTCTGCTGACCAGGGCGTTGCACATCACCAGTGGTGACGAGTTTCGCGGAAATCAGGTTCTGCAAGGGGAGGTGATCGCCCTGCGTCACCTGTTCTGGTCGTTGTCGGATGCAATGGCCCGGACACCGGAAGCCTTTGCAGACGGCGCTTTCCTGCCTGGACTATCGGCCGCGCAGGCCTATCGCGCGCTTGCGCCCGATGCCTACGGTCGTGTGAAGGAGATTGTCCAAAAGATCGTCGCGTCCGCGCTGATCTATCTGCCGTCTTCCGCAAAGGATTTCCAGAACCCTGAAATCGACGGTTATCTGGAACGGTACGTGCGCGGCTCCAACGGCGTTGGCTACAAGGACCGTATCAAGCTGATGAAGCTGCTGTGGGACGCCACGGGCTCGGAATTTGCAGGGCGTCACGAGCTTTACGAGCGCAATTATGCCGGCAATCATGAAGAGGTGAAACTGCAGCTTCCTGCAATCGCACGGCGCGACGGTTCAATGGACCAGATGCTGTCGCTTGTTGACCAGTGCCTTGATGATTATGATGAATTCGGCTGGTGCAACACGGCGTGGAAAGACTGA